A window of Ranitomeya variabilis isolate aRanVar5 chromosome 2, aRanVar5.hap1, whole genome shotgun sequence contains these coding sequences:
- the LOC143806684 gene encoding uncharacterized protein LOC143806684 encodes MRGAGAHSSSQSGARRRVPQSTSHSRRNARRGGHRRRAPEQDEEEEGIDVDTLIQAVQSREPLWKMSDRRHADQLVTRRLWEEVCSAVLDNWEELDAGAQDLAHK; translated from the exons atgagaggagcgggagcACATAGT tcttcacaatctggggctcgacgtagagttcctcagagcacctcccatagtcgtcggaatgctaggcgcggcggtcaccgaaga cgtgctcccgaacaggatgaggaagaggagggcattgatgtggacaccctcatccaagcggtccaaagCCGGGAGCCGTTATGGAaaatgtcggaccgccgccatgctgaccagttagtcacccgacgactatgggaggaagtgtgcagtgctgttctggataactgggaggaactcgatgctggggcccaggatctagcgcataa gtaa